A single genomic interval of Pseudopipra pipra isolate bDixPip1 chromosome 29, bDixPip1.hap1, whole genome shotgun sequence harbors:
- the LOC135403928 gene encoding scale keratin-like → MSCYDVCPTTPSISCPQPVANSCNEPCVRQCPDSTAFIQPPPVVVTFPGPILSSFPQQAVVGSAGAPAFGGSLGLGGLYGGSLGYGAQFGSGAQFGYGSPALAALGSSSCGPFSSRRYSRVLRNVCGPC, encoded by the coding sequence ATGTCCTGCTACGACGTGTGCCCCACcacccccagcatctcctgccccCAGCCCGTGGCCAACAGCTGCAACGAGCCGTGCGTGCGGCAGTGCCCCGACTCCACGGCCTTCATCCAGCCGCCGCCCGTGGTGGTCACCTTCCCCGGGcccatcctcagctccttcccccagcaAGCCGTGGTGGGCTCCGCGGGGGCACCCGCCTTCGggggctccctggggctggggggcctcTACGGGGGCTCCCTGGGCTACGGGGCCCAGTTTGGGTCCGGGGCCCAGTTCGGGTACGGGAGCCCGGCCCTGGCCGCGCTCGGCAGCAGCTCCTGCGGCCCCTTCTCGTCGCGCCGCTACAGCCGCGTCCTCCGCAACGTCTGCgggccctgctga